A genomic stretch from Halalkalibacillus sediminis includes:
- a CDS encoding Asp23/Gls24 family envelope stress response protein produces the protein MDDKKLLNVSDNHSLGKVEIAPEVIEVIAGIAANEVSGVANMRGNLASNVTERLGKKKHSKGVKVELDEQGISIEVFTVLDYGVSIPTVAQKIQDNIRSTLKNMTALEILEINVHVVGVQMEEKVEENKSTVK, from the coding sequence ATGGATGATAAAAAATTGCTTAATGTCAGTGACAATCATTCATTAGGTAAAGTAGAAATCGCACCTGAAGTAATAGAAGTCATCGCAGGAATTGCAGCCAATGAAGTCAGCGGAGTTGCAAACATGCGCGGGAACTTGGCATCAAATGTGACCGAACGTCTTGGTAAGAAGAAGCATAGTAAAGGCGTTAAAGTTGAATTAGATGAGCAGGGGATTTCTATAGAGGTCTTCACCGTGCTTGATTACGGTGTTTCTATTCCTACAGTAGCTCAGAAGATTCAAGACAACATTCGATCCACCTTAAAAAACATGACTGCTTTAGAAATTCTGGAAATCAATGTGCATGTAGTTGGTGTCCAGATGGAAGAAAAAGTGGAAGAAAATAAGTCAACTGTGAAATAA
- the xseA gene encoding exodeoxyribonuclease VII large subunit, with product MQEKYLTVTALTKYIKRKIETDKHLKNVWLQAEISNFNLHSRGHMYFTLKDQGAKISAVMFASDNQRLKFTPENGTKVILRGDIGLYEPQGQYQIYVRDMQPDGIGALYLAYEELKKKLTSEGLFEDSRKLPIQAFPNHIAIITSPTGAAVRDIITTLKRRYPSAKRTIIPVSVQGKNAAPSIAEALKKANSIESVDTIIIGRGGGSIEELWAFNEEIVARAIEKSHKPIISAVGHETDFTISDFVADLRAPTPTAAAELAVPSIEELKKTINQYTHRLHHEFKSQLMTHKERIQSLRNSYAFKYPAHLTRQKEQDLDRLVVALSRSSNQLIENRTNTLRTYMEKLKANRPDHLIREKKRDVHELHKKMDQTIQTTIDRNEHRFSRAVDKLMILNPLETMKRGYSITYGDKGEVIKSTDQVKTGDDINLTLQDGFLSCKVKDVEKGDVFNDK from the coding sequence ATGCAGGAGAAGTATTTGACAGTAACCGCTTTAACGAAATATATCAAACGAAAAATAGAAACAGACAAGCATCTTAAAAATGTTTGGCTTCAAGCCGAAATATCCAATTTCAACTTACACTCCAGAGGGCATATGTATTTTACTTTGAAAGACCAAGGCGCAAAAATTTCCGCGGTCATGTTCGCTTCTGATAATCAGAGGTTGAAGTTTACTCCTGAAAATGGAACCAAAGTAATTCTACGAGGTGATATTGGTTTATATGAACCTCAAGGACAATATCAAATATATGTACGAGATATGCAACCAGATGGGATCGGGGCTTTATATTTAGCTTACGAAGAACTAAAAAAGAAATTGACAAGTGAAGGGCTTTTCGAAGATTCTCGAAAGCTTCCCATTCAGGCATTTCCAAATCACATTGCCATTATAACTTCACCTACTGGAGCTGCAGTAAGAGATATAATAACTACATTAAAAAGAAGATACCCCTCTGCAAAAAGGACGATTATCCCAGTTTCTGTACAAGGAAAAAATGCGGCGCCTTCAATTGCAGAGGCTTTAAAAAAGGCAAATTCGATTGAAAGTGTCGACACCATTATTATTGGGCGCGGCGGCGGATCAATTGAAGAATTATGGGCCTTTAATGAGGAAATTGTGGCTAGGGCTATCGAAAAATCTCATAAACCAATCATATCAGCAGTTGGTCACGAGACTGACTTTACTATCAGTGATTTTGTAGCGGACTTAAGAGCTCCGACACCCACTGCAGCAGCAGAGTTAGCAGTACCATCTATTGAAGAATTAAAGAAGACCATCAATCAATATACCCACCGATTACACCATGAATTTAAATCTCAATTAATGACTCACAAGGAACGAATACAGTCTTTAAGGAACTCTTACGCTTTCAAGTACCCTGCTCACCTCACTCGTCAGAAGGAACAAGATCTCGATCGATTAGTCGTAGCTTTATCTAGAAGCTCGAATCAATTAATTGAAAATCGAACCAACACACTTCGAACTTATATGGAAAAACTGAAAGCGAATCGACCGGATCACTTAATCCGTGAAAAAAAACGTGATGTTCATGAGCTCCATAAAAAAATGGACCAAACAATTCAAACCACCATCGATAGAAATGAACATCGTTTTAGTCGCGCGGTTGATAAATTAATGATACTTAATCCACTCGAAACTATGAAACGAGGCTATTCCATTACTTATGGGGATAAAGGAGAGGTCATCAAAAGCACGGATCAAGTGAAGACTGGTGATGATATTAATTTAACACTCCAGGATGGGTTCTTAAGTTGTAAGGTGAAGGACGTTGAAAAAGGAGATGTGTTTAATGACAAATAA
- a CDS encoding polyprenyl synthetase family protein, translating to MNLEEYIQEKQHVIHSHVQNTIHHSASPNGLQEALSYAVSAGGKRLRPILMLSTFEAFSDDIKKALTPAVALELIHTYSLIHDDLPAMDNDDMRRGKPTIHKKFDESTAILVGDGLLTLAFQLITESSELGAEEKIYIIHQLSKASGINGMIAGQFLDLRAEGEPLSEEKLNYIHQKKTGELIRAAIKIGSYLGGATPPQIEALNDYGHYLGLVFQIQDDILDIQGDETELGKPIGSDVDQNKTTYPSLLGMDQAIHLRNHYMALAEEKYEKAGINQDILKDFINLFGKRTY from the coding sequence GTGAACCTTGAAGAATACATTCAGGAAAAACAACATGTGATTCATTCACATGTTCAAAACACAATTCATCATTCAGCTTCTCCTAATGGACTACAAGAAGCGCTTTCTTATGCGGTTAGTGCAGGTGGGAAAAGGTTGAGACCTATATTGATGCTAAGTACATTTGAAGCCTTTTCGGACGATATCAAAAAGGCACTGACACCGGCAGTGGCATTGGAATTGATACACACCTACTCTTTAATACATGATGATTTACCAGCGATGGATAATGATGATATGAGAAGAGGAAAACCTACTATCCATAAAAAGTTTGATGAATCGACTGCTATTTTGGTAGGGGATGGTTTATTAACTTTAGCCTTTCAACTAATCACAGAGTCTTCAGAGTTAGGTGCAGAGGAAAAAATATATATCATTCACCAGTTAAGCAAAGCTAGCGGTATTAATGGAATGATTGCCGGACAATTTTTGGATTTAAGAGCTGAAGGCGAGCCTTTGAGTGAAGAAAAGCTTAATTACATCCATCAAAAGAAAACAGGAGAATTAATCCGAGCTGCTATCAAAATTGGTTCATATTTGGGTGGAGCTACACCACCACAAATTGAGGCCTTGAATGATTATGGTCATTATTTAGGACTTGTATTTCAAATTCAAGATGATATTTTGGATATTCAAGGGGACGAAACGGAATTGGGTAAACCAATAGGTAGTGATGTAGATCAAAACAAAACCACTTACCCTAGCTTATTGGGTATGGACCAAGCGATTCATCTCAGAAACCATTATATGGCACTTGCTGAAGAAAAATATGAAAAAGCAGGTATTAATCAGGATATTTTAAAAGACTTCATAAATTTATTTGGAAAGCGAACATACTAA
- the accB gene encoding acetyl-CoA carboxylase biotin carboxyl carrier protein: MLKVQEIRELIKLIDDSSISDFTYEEDGTKVTMKKDSANGSVPVVQQTSTPVESQPVASEPKVESTPAPQKVEKEEEPKKEEQSTVDFDYEIVSPMVGTFYNSPSPEDDPYVQEGSSVGKDSIVCIVEAMKLFNEIEAEVQGEIVEILVQNGELVEYGQPLFRVKKK, from the coding sequence ATGTTAAAAGTGCAAGAGATTCGTGAACTTATTAAATTAATCGATGATTCGTCCATTTCAGACTTCACGTATGAAGAAGATGGAACGAAAGTAACTATGAAAAAGGATTCCGCTAATGGTAGTGTACCAGTAGTTCAACAGACTTCAACCCCTGTTGAATCACAACCTGTGGCATCTGAACCAAAAGTAGAATCAACTCCTGCGCCTCAAAAGGTAGAAAAAGAGGAAGAACCTAAGAAAGAAGAACAATCAACTGTAGACTTTGATTATGAGATCGTTTCACCGATGGTTGGTACTTTTTATAATTCTCCTAGCCCAGAAGACGATCCTTATGTCCAAGAAGGTTCTTCAGTAGGGAAAGACTCAATTGTATGTATTGTAGAAGCGATGAAATTATTTAATGAAATCGAAGCAGAAGTTCAAGGTGAAATTGTAGAAATTCTAGTCCAAAATGGTGAATTAGTTGAATACGGACAACCATTGTTCCGAGTAAAGAAAAAATAA
- the spoIIIAG gene encoding stage III sporulation protein AG, translated as MFQRLKHWFQLKDESNRPSKKSYILLIGLIGLLFLMVSNFFGGQPEEPEPYTDQQEVWSSDKEKGKDNENVSITDVKDSLESELQNALENLEGISEVEVTLQLEASAMKIYEKNEMTGHQKTDETDQNGGTRQVEDETIEHQTVLVRKNNEEEPLLIQTREPAVRGVLVVAKGVNQIQRKQMVMEAVSRLLDVSSHRIAVMPKGKEE; from the coding sequence ATGTTTCAACGATTAAAGCATTGGTTTCAATTGAAAGACGAATCTAATCGTCCATCCAAAAAATCATATATTTTGTTAATAGGCTTAATCGGACTGCTTTTTTTAATGGTATCGAATTTCTTTGGTGGACAACCTGAAGAGCCTGAGCCTTACACAGATCAACAAGAAGTCTGGTCGAGTGATAAAGAAAAAGGCAAGGACAATGAAAACGTTTCGATCACTGATGTGAAAGACTCTCTAGAGTCCGAATTGCAGAATGCATTGGAGAATTTAGAAGGCATATCAGAAGTTGAAGTAACCCTGCAGCTGGAAGCTTCAGCTATGAAAATTTATGAGAAAAATGAAATGACTGGGCATCAAAAGACTGATGAAACGGACCAAAATGGAGGCACGAGACAGGTAGAAGATGAAACAATCGAACATCAAACTGTGCTGGTCCGTAAGAACAATGAGGAAGAACCATTACTTATTCAAACTAGAGAGCCTGCAGTAAGAGGGGTTCTTGTCGTAGCGAAAGGGGTGAATCAGATACAACGTAAGCAGATGGTAATGGAAGCTGTTTCAAGATTATTAGATGTATCATCACATCGTATTGCAGTAATGCCTAAGGGTAAGGAGGAATAG
- the spoIIIAF gene encoding stage III sporulation protein AF — protein sequence MDYLKDWISQIVIFIFIATIISALIPSNSHSKVIKFVFGLMIFLLFLNPLVRLFQIEPETISSEWNYTSDQFQEEKIEDQLEQKKVEIQATGHAYILEQIEHQMLTLVEEELNDQYDITIHGVSLVVEEEKESEEWILEDLQSITFYLEEESSEEVEEVAPIDLRKPYENPSNREKELKSRITDLLDVPQEIITFVWEGE from the coding sequence GTGGATTATCTAAAGGATTGGATATCGCAAATTGTCATCTTCATATTTATAGCTACGATCATCTCTGCCCTGATTCCTTCTAACTCTCATTCCAAAGTCATCAAATTTGTCTTCGGGCTTATGATATTTCTATTATTTTTGAATCCTTTAGTTCGTTTATTCCAAATAGAACCAGAAACGATAAGTTCTGAATGGAACTATACTTCCGATCAATTCCAAGAGGAAAAAATAGAAGATCAGCTTGAACAAAAAAAAGTAGAAATACAAGCGACAGGACATGCATATATATTAGAACAGATAGAACATCAAATGCTCACGCTTGTAGAGGAGGAGTTGAATGATCAATATGACATAACAATTCATGGTGTTTCATTAGTGGTTGAAGAGGAGAAAGAAAGTGAAGAATGGATCCTTGAAGACCTTCAATCTATCACTTTTTATCTTGAAGAAGAATCTAGCGAAGAAGTTGAAGAAGTGGCACCGATTGATTTAAGAAAACCTTATGAAAATCCTAGTAACAGAGAAAAAGAACTGAAATCGAGAATCACTGATTTGCTAGATGTCCCACAAGAAATAATAACATTTGTGTGGGAAGGAGAGTAA
- a CDS encoding bifunctional 5,10-methylenetetrahydrofolate dehydrogenase/5,10-methenyltetrahydrofolate cyclohydrolase, producing the protein MSATIMYGKDVAEDIRNSLYQEVEELKKEGIKPGLVVVIVGNDKASKTYVRMKEKAAINSGMFSKVIEKDESLSEEELLNTIHSLNNDNSIHGILVQLPLPDHIDEQKVLESIDPSKDVDGFHPINIGRLMVGEETFVPCTPYGIIKMLEHHKIPIEGKHAVIIGRSNIVGKPMGQLLLNRDATVTYCHSKTAHLRQFTKQADILIVAIGKAHVIGAEDVKEGSAIFDVGNSFTEDGKVLGDVDYDRVVSRVNYITPVPKGIGPMTITMLLHNTVHAAKSISKGA; encoded by the coding sequence ATGAGTGCAACTATTATGTATGGTAAAGATGTAGCCGAGGACATACGAAACTCCTTATACCAAGAAGTTGAAGAGTTGAAAAAGGAAGGAATTAAGCCTGGGTTAGTTGTAGTTATAGTCGGAAATGATAAAGCTTCTAAAACTTATGTCCGTATGAAAGAAAAAGCTGCTATCAATTCAGGAATGTTCTCAAAGGTAATCGAAAAAGATGAATCTTTGAGTGAAGAAGAGCTACTGAATACCATCCATTCATTGAATAATGACAATTCAATTCACGGAATACTAGTGCAACTTCCATTACCAGATCATATAGACGAACAAAAGGTTTTGGAATCAATTGACCCTAGCAAAGATGTCGATGGCTTCCACCCCATCAATATAGGACGTTTAATGGTAGGGGAAGAAACGTTTGTACCTTGTACGCCTTATGGAATCATCAAAATGTTGGAGCATCATAAGATACCCATTGAAGGAAAACATGCGGTGATCATTGGCAGAAGTAATATTGTCGGGAAACCAATGGGACAGCTGTTGCTTAACCGAGATGCAACAGTAACTTATTGTCATTCTAAGACAGCGCATTTGCGTCAATTCACTAAGCAAGCAGATATATTGATCGTGGCAATTGGGAAAGCACATGTTATTGGGGCAGAGGATGTGAAAGAAGGATCTGCCATTTTTGATGTGGGTAATTCATTTACAGAAGATGGAAAAGTGTTAGGAGATGTTGATTATGACCGGGTAGTATCTCGTGTCAATTACATCACCCCCGTTCCTAAAGGAATCGGACCCATGACAATCACGATGTTACTACATAACACGGTTCATGCTGCTAAAAGTATAAGTAAGGGAGCATAA
- the nusB gene encoding transcription antitermination factor NusB, which produces MNRKLAREKAFQALYQIDINKDVSTEQILESLEDNQDDLRKELIEGVIRERDDLDQQISDKLEKWSFSRIGTVEKTVLRIAVYEIFHVEQTPNKVAVNEAIEIAKKYNDDQSGKFINGILSKFMTE; this is translated from the coding sequence ATGAACCGCAAACTAGCTAGAGAAAAAGCTTTTCAAGCTTTATATCAAATTGATATTAATAAAGACGTATCAACAGAACAAATTCTGGAGTCCTTAGAGGACAATCAAGATGACTTAAGAAAAGAACTTATAGAAGGTGTCATCAGGGAAAGAGATGATCTGGATCAACAAATCTCTGATAAATTGGAGAAATGGTCTTTTTCACGAATCGGCACTGTTGAGAAAACTGTATTGAGAATAGCCGTATATGAAATATTCCACGTTGAACAAACTCCAAACAAAGTGGCAGTTAATGAAGCGATAGAAATTGCCAAGAAATATAACGATGATCAGTCAGGTAAGTTCATTAACGGAATCCTATCAAAATTTATGACGGAATAG
- the xseB gene encoding exodeoxyribonuclease VII small subunit, with product MTNKEEEQTFEQAMQKLEGIVEKLEEGEVPLEKAIEYYKEGMKLSKHCNDKLKKVEHEMTEIMNEHNEVEPYTLEEEE from the coding sequence ATGACAAATAAAGAAGAGGAACAGACATTTGAACAAGCAATGCAAAAGTTAGAAGGAATTGTCGAGAAGCTGGAAGAAGGGGAAGTGCCTTTAGAAAAGGCTATCGAATATTATAAAGAAGGTATGAAGTTGTCCAAGCATTGCAATGACAAACTCAAAAAAGTTGAACATGAAATGACTGAAATCATGAACGAGCACAATGAGGTTGAACCTTATACGTTGGAGGAAGAAGAATAG
- a CDS encoding SpoIIIAH-like family protein produces MVMKKQTVWLVAMLSLLIVLSVYYMMPGDQAAITELEEEEKNGEEREEGSDSEEGVDDEMALSNLSSDELFTALRMEKEDHISEMKEQLSSIVASSNSTTEEKNIAIDQMHEIQAVAQKESILEKTIQQEKDFQDVLVRKEDDFVLITVIAEELSNVEANHMMQMARDEFGIIDVRVKLQNDQG; encoded by the coding sequence ATGGTAATGAAAAAACAAACGGTTTGGTTAGTAGCAATGTTAAGTCTGTTAATTGTCTTGAGTGTGTACTATATGATGCCGGGTGATCAGGCGGCCATCACTGAATTAGAGGAAGAGGAAAAAAATGGTGAAGAGCGTGAGGAAGGTTCAGATTCTGAAGAAGGTGTAGATGATGAGATGGCTCTCTCTAATCTTTCATCAGATGAATTATTTACCGCTTTGCGTATGGAAAAGGAAGACCATATCAGTGAAATGAAAGAACAACTGTCTTCAATTGTAGCATCCAGTAATTCTACGACTGAAGAGAAAAATATAGCCATTGATCAAATGCACGAAATTCAAGCCGTTGCTCAAAAAGAATCTATTTTAGAAAAGACGATCCAACAAGAAAAAGATTTCCAAGATGTACTGGTAAGAAAAGAAGATGACTTTGTGTTGATCACAGTAATAGCTGAAGAGTTATCGAATGTTGAAGCGAACCACATGATGCAAATGGCAAGAGATGAATTTGGTATCATTGATGTGCGGGTAAAGCTTCAAAATGATCAAGGGTAG
- the accC gene encoding acetyl-CoA carboxylase biotin carboxylase subunit — MIEKVLIANRGEIAVRVIRACKELGIETVAIYSEADKESLHVQLADEAYCVGPTLSKDSYLNKTNIMSLAKLTDCDAIHPGYGFLSENADFAEMCEECNVIFIGPSADSISRMGTKDVARETMKDAGVPIVPGSEGIIENVEQGKEVANGIGYPIIIKATAGGGGKGIRVARDEEELVSGIRITQNEAETAFGNPGVYLEKYIEDFRHVEIQVMADAHGHTVHLGERDCTVQRRLQKLIEETPSPAIDENTRQKMGEAAVAAASAVNYVGAGTVEFIYDKKQDTFYFMEMNTRIQVEHPVTEMVTGVDLIKEQLNVANGNELSFTQEDITFEGWAIECRINAEDPYKNFMPSAGEVKMYLPPGGFGVRVDSAAYTGWNIPPYYDSMIAKLITYGKDREEAILRMNRALDEFIIEGIHSTIPFHKKMMNHPVFVQGDFNTKFLEDHKVMEDE; from the coding sequence GTGATAGAAAAAGTTCTTATTGCTAATCGAGGAGAAATTGCAGTTAGAGTGATCCGTGCTTGTAAAGAGCTCGGTATCGAAACGGTTGCTATATATTCAGAAGCTGACAAAGAATCGTTGCATGTACAATTAGCTGATGAAGCTTACTGTGTCGGACCAACGCTCAGTAAAGATAGCTATTTGAACAAAACAAACATTATGAGCTTGGCAAAATTGACTGATTGCGATGCAATTCACCCGGGTTATGGGTTCTTATCAGAGAATGCTGATTTTGCTGAGATGTGTGAAGAATGTAACGTCATTTTCATCGGACCAAGTGCAGATTCAATCTCTCGTATGGGAACAAAGGATGTTGCCAGAGAGACGATGAAGGATGCTGGCGTTCCGATCGTACCTGGTTCTGAAGGAATTATTGAAAATGTTGAACAAGGGAAAGAAGTCGCTAACGGAATCGGTTATCCTATTATCATTAAAGCTACTGCAGGTGGCGGTGGTAAAGGGATTCGTGTAGCGAGAGATGAAGAGGAATTGGTAAGCGGAATTCGTATTACACAAAATGAAGCGGAAACAGCTTTCGGTAATCCGGGTGTTTATCTTGAAAAATACATCGAAGATTTCCGTCATGTGGAAATACAGGTCATGGCTGATGCCCATGGCCATACGGTCCATTTAGGTGAACGAGACTGTACGGTTCAAAGGCGTCTGCAAAAACTGATTGAAGAGACACCTTCACCAGCAATTGATGAAAACACACGACAAAAAATGGGTGAAGCAGCTGTTGCAGCTGCCTCAGCTGTAAATTATGTCGGTGCCGGGACTGTAGAATTCATTTATGACAAGAAACAAGATACGTTTTATTTCATGGAAATGAACACTAGAATCCAAGTGGAACACCCAGTGACAGAGATGGTTACGGGCGTTGACTTAATTAAAGAACAATTAAATGTTGCCAATGGAAATGAACTTTCATTCACTCAAGAAGATATAACTTTCGAGGGATGGGCAATAGAATGCCGTATTAATGCAGAAGATCCGTATAAAAACTTTATGCCTTCCGCTGGAGAAGTCAAGATGTACTTACCACCAGGAGGTTTTGGAGTGCGTGTAGATTCTGCTGCATACACAGGTTGGAACATCCCACCTTACTATGATTCAATGATTGCTAAATTGATTACATACGGGAAAGATAGGGAAGAAGCTATTCTGCGTATGAATCGTGCATTGGATGAATTTATTATAGAAGGGATTCACTCGACGATTCCTTTCCACAAAAAAATGATGAACCATCCTGTATTTGTTCAAGGAGACTTCAACACTAAGTTTCTAGAGGATCATAAGGTAATGGAAGATGAATAA
- the dxs gene encoding 1-deoxy-D-xylulose-5-phosphate synthase yields the protein MDLENIKKPEDIKHLNTEELVDLSGQVRDFLIENLSITGGHLGPNLGVVELTLALHHAFDSPKDKFIWDVGHQAYVHKMLTGRMNRFDSLRQYKGLCGFPKMNESEHDVWETGHSSTSLSAAMGMAIARDVKGEDHSVIPIIGDGALTGGMALEALNHIGHAKKNLTVILNDNEMSIAPNVGAMHNILGRLRSGQKYNWVKDEIELLVKKIPAVGGRLATTAERVKDSMKYLVVPGMFFEELGFTYYGPVDGHNYDDLFKSINYAKKTEGPILIHVITKKGKGYKPAETDTIGTWHGVGPYKIESGKSLKKGSTGPGWSQLISDTLIKIAEKDERVVAVTPAMTVGSKLEDFKKKFPDRLFDVGIAEQHATTLSGGLAAQGMKPFLSIYSTFLQRGFDQVVHDVCRQNLNVVFGIDRAGLVGADGETHQGVFDISFLRHLPNMKIMMPKDANEAQHMVYTAIENQDGPIALRYPRGNAKDAPSEEPFREIPIGSWEVLKEGQDAVILTFGTMIEKALEAAQILDREDVSVRVVNARFIKPLDQEMLSRLAMEKLPILTIEEHALQGGFGSAVLEHYESEGGIETPFIQRMGIPDRFIEHGSVDELLEEINLTTNEFVSKIRTMVPSKQKRA from the coding sequence ATGGATCTTGAAAATATAAAGAAACCCGAAGACATCAAACATTTAAATACGGAAGAATTAGTTGACTTAAGTGGACAAGTCCGTGATTTCTTAATTGAGAATTTATCAATTACAGGGGGCCATTTAGGTCCGAACCTCGGAGTTGTTGAATTAACACTAGCCTTACATCATGCATTTGATAGCCCAAAAGATAAATTTATTTGGGATGTCGGACATCAAGCATATGTTCACAAGATGTTGACTGGGCGTATGAACCGTTTTGATTCTCTAAGACAATATAAGGGGTTATGTGGCTTTCCTAAGATGAATGAAAGTGAGCACGATGTATGGGAAACGGGTCATAGCTCTACTTCTCTTTCTGCCGCTATGGGTATGGCTATTGCTAGAGATGTTAAAGGTGAAGATCACTCAGTTATTCCAATTATTGGGGACGGTGCCCTTACCGGTGGTATGGCACTTGAAGCATTAAATCATATCGGACATGCAAAGAAAAATCTCACTGTTATTTTAAACGATAATGAAATGTCGATTGCACCAAACGTTGGAGCCATGCATAACATTTTAGGCCGTTTACGTAGCGGTCAAAAATATAATTGGGTAAAAGACGAGATCGAATTATTGGTTAAAAAGATTCCTGCTGTCGGTGGAAGATTAGCTACTACAGCAGAGCGAGTTAAGGATAGCATGAAATACCTTGTAGTACCGGGAATGTTTTTTGAAGAACTCGGATTTACTTACTATGGCCCAGTGGATGGGCATAATTACGATGATTTATTCAAATCAATCAATTACGCTAAGAAAACTGAGGGACCGATTTTAATACATGTCATTACCAAAAAAGGTAAAGGCTACAAACCAGCTGAAACAGACACGATTGGTACTTGGCATGGTGTTGGTCCATACAAAATCGAATCAGGTAAGTCATTGAAAAAAGGCTCAACAGGTCCAGGATGGAGTCAGCTAATTAGTGATACTTTGATTAAAATTGCTGAAAAAGATGAAAGAGTAGTGGCTGTGACCCCAGCAATGACGGTAGGTTCGAAACTAGAAGATTTCAAGAAAAAGTTCCCTGATCGATTGTTCGATGTTGGTATAGCTGAACAGCATGCAACCACATTGTCTGGCGGATTGGCAGCTCAAGGAATGAAGCCGTTTTTATCAATATATTCAACCTTCTTACAAAGAGGCTTTGATCAAGTAGTTCATGATGTATGCAGACAAAATCTGAATGTAGTTTTCGGGATTGATCGTGCAGGTTTAGTGGGTGCTGACGGAGAGACACACCAGGGAGTCTTTGATATTTCCTTCTTACGTCATCTACCGAATATGAAAATCATGATGCCTAAAGATGCAAATGAAGCGCAGCATATGGTTTATACTGCTATAGAAAACCAAGATGGTCCTATAGCTCTGCGATACCCTAGAGGAAATGCGAAGGATGCTCCAAGTGAAGAACCTTTCCGTGAAATACCTATTGGCTCTTGGGAAGTATTAAAAGAAGGACAAGACGCTGTAATTTTGACTTTCGGTACTATGATTGAAAAAGCTCTCGAAGCTGCCCAAATATTAGACCGAGAAGATGTTTCTGTACGAGTTGTAAATGCACGGTTTATCAAACCTCTCGATCAAGAAATGTTAAGCCGATTGGCTATGGAAAAACTGCCAATATTAACAATAGAGGAACATGCTTTACAAGGTGGATTCGGAAGTGCCGTTCTTGAGCATTATGAATCTGAGGGTGGAATAGAGACACCTTTCATTCAACGAATGGGGATCCCAGACAGATTTATTGAGCATGGAAGCGTAGATGAACTTCTTGAGGAAATCAACTTAACGACTAATGAATTCGTATCGAAAATTAGAACGATGGTTCCAAGTAAACAGAAGAGAGCTTAA